A genomic segment from Aspergillus puulaauensis MK2 DNA, chromosome 1, nearly complete sequence encodes:
- a CDS encoding uncharacterized protein (COG:S;~EggNog:ENOG410PT8X;~TransMembrane:1 (o184-203i)) translates to MSPPAIASSPAAPQSPDDGQFPAIYWKKRYDVRHLSPYPVIATLDIEYNELTKAWKRLQELLPLSEQVLFEERPQTTQDVKILVRDIQASWTSSPQQQLFDHSMALCDAFSSALDTHMTLLVTLPGHQFYSSLLCSTLQSIIKASSSYPKIMGGVMKALVKVNQSICLPENSERQLTSDSIPSIANFYSLLFFFLGELMDWYARRFKCRLLQSRHENVYIDFCNLVSSIQDSTRGFMHAFKGVIDISDSDTEIADAVMQHPDLFLWEDARLSQIGRQNTDRRFAAQNALTRLLIWEIQHSAEQRLKLRENRSLLLLQLFNEASRRLQPVGEPNSAIVCLTTAPGQDLLVTATSSEKHKHKYSRVELQLATAHLQEYFNNDDQIPDYDPTIDIIVEQTVVESLNRWATGNYSQVLAIGNLPDTNASPVALISAFYANLAQDTKAPIIAHFCSLPLTAKTGMTLFQQGLIALLYSLIRQLLEYLPPVVNGSPAHTVKAENFALLDGTLASWKEVLSLIDTLLYYAPPLLMCVVDGLDRLQDVSTDEYIRSLIRIFVSHTRRPSDSTPGTQSILLKLLFTVARPLDSLNETLSENPLTLTESNDIERTAPNTPLCSNVEITMNA, encoded by the exons ATGTCGCCTCCAGCCATCGCCTCCTCCCCGGCTGCCCCCCAAAGTCCAGATGATGGCCAGTTTCCGGCCATATATTGGAAAAAAAGATATGACGTTCGACATCTTTCTCC ATATCCTGTTATTGCTACTCTTGATATAGAGTATAATGAGCTTACAAAAGCCTGGAAGCGGCTCCAGGAGTTACTGCCTTTATCGGAGCAGGTACTCTTCGAGGAACGCCCACAAACTACCCAAGATGTCAAAATCCTGGTCCGAGACATTCAAGCATCATGGACCTCCAGTCCACAGCAGCAGTTATTCGATCATTCTATGGCTCTTTGCGACGCTTTCTCATCTGCACTTGACACCCATATGACGCTGTTAGTGACTCTTCCCGGTCATCAGTTTTACTCCTCTCTTCTCTGTAGCACTCTGCAATCGATCATCAAG GCGTCTTCAAGCTACCCCAAGATTATGGGCGGAGTTATGAAAGCCCTGGTCAAAGTGAATCAGTCTATCTGCCTACCGGAAAACAGCGAGCGTCAGCTCACAAGCGACTCCATACCGTCGATAGCTAATTTCtactctcttctcttcttttttctcggAGAACTAATGGACTGGTACGCCCGGCGGTTCAAGTGCCGACTACTACAAAGCCGCCACGAAAACGTCTATATCGACTTCTGCAACCTAGTTTCGAGTATACAAGATAGTACACGAGGGTTCATGCACGCCTTTAAGGGTGTTATAGATATCAGTGACAGTGACACCGAGATCGCAGATGCCGTAATGCAACACCCCGACTTGTTCTTGTGGGAGGACGCAAGGTTGAGCCAGATAGGCCGACAGAACACCGACAGGCGGTTTGCAGCTCAGAATGCCCTAACTCGCCTTCTGATATGGGAGATCCAGCATAGCGCGGAACAGCGACTTAAGCTGAGAGAGAACAGGAGCCTACTTCTCTTACAGCTATTCAATGAGGCGAGCCGCCGACTACAGCCGGTTGGTGAACCGAATAGCGCCATCGTTTGCTTGACAACAGCGCCTGGTCAAGATTTGC TTGTGACTGCCACGTCTTCAGAAAAGCACAAGCACAAATACTCACGAGTTGAACTACAGTTGGCCACGGCGCACCTTCAAGAGTACTTCAATAATGACGATCAGATCCCCGATTATGATCCCACCATCGACATTATAGTGGAACAGACCGTTGTGGAATCATTAAACCGGTGGGCGACCGGAAATTATTCTCAAGTCCTTGCCATTGGCAACTTGCCAGATACCAATGCGAGCCCCGTCGCTCTGATATCGGCCTTCTACGCCAACCTCGCACAAGACACCAAAGCCCCCATTATCGCACACTTCTGCTCTCTCCCACTGACAGCAAAGACTGGAATGACTCTCTTCCAACAGGGGCTTATCGCGCTTCTGTACAGCTTGATTCGCCAATTACTTGAGTACCTACCTCCAGTAGTGAACGGCTCCCCCGCCCATACAGTCAAGGCCGAAAACTTCGCCCTTCTCGACGGCACTCTCGCGTCGTGGAAGGAGGTGCTGTCCCTAATTGACACCTTACTATACTATGCACCGCCGCTTCTGATGTGCGTCGTGGACGGGCTAGACCGACTGCAGGATGTCTCAACTGATGAGTACATCCGGTCGCTGATCCGGATCTTCGTGAGCCACACTAGAAGGCCCTCCGACTCGACGCCTGGGACGCAGAGCATCTTACTAAAGCTCCTGTTTACCGTCGCTAGACCACTCGACTCGTTGAACGAAACGTTGTCTGAAAACCCGCTTACCCTCACTGAATCGAATGATATTGAGCGAACCGCCCCAAATACCCCTTTATGCTCTAATGTTGAAATTACGATGAATGCATAG